In a single window of the Harpia harpyja isolate bHarHar1 chromosome 3, bHarHar1 primary haplotype, whole genome shotgun sequence genome:
- the OIP5 gene encoding protein Mis18-beta has translation MALRSRLRELFQDAQPGGVITVEEPPSPAGASWVLRSPPASPPRGQGPLPKDCAVFQCRSCWAVLGDSLHLCAQEEQRLGLLVCFKVTNDVAWEDSLMIGLEGALLGCAYNALSCRLCGLTVGFILYSASKDLAYLRGLFCFFKDRILCYVLKNQMIIEASKLNFPTVTLKKQLQEVKEKLVKAHIRIELLMKKLEELEQKNNVAERQSSASGADGLLPRYAILRVN, from the exons ATGGCGCTGCGCTCACGGCTGCGGGAGCTCTTCCAGGACGCGCAGCCCGGCGGGGTCATCACTGTGGAGGAGCCGCCGTCCCCCGCCGGTGCCTCATGGGTCTTGCGGTCGCCGCCGGCGTCGCCACCGCGGGGGCAGGGACCGCTGCCGAAGGACTGCGCCGTGTTCCAGTGCCGCAGTTGCTGGGCGGTGCTGGGGGACTCGCTGCACCTGTGCGCGCAGGAGGAGCAGCGGCTCGGCCTCCTCGTCTGCTTCA AAGTCACAAACGATGTGGCCTGGGAGGATTCGCTGATGATCGGCCTGGAGGGAGCCCTCCTGGGGTG TGCTTACAATGCGTTATCCTGTCGGTTATGTGGCTTGACTGTGGGCTTCATTCTTTATTCTGCCTCCAAGGACCTGGCGTATCTCCGAGGCTTATTCTGTTTCTTCAAGGACAGGATCCTCTG ttatGTCTTAAAAAACCAAATGATAATAGAAGCTTCTAAGTTGAATTTTCCTACTGTGACCTTAAAGAAACAACTGCAGGAA gtgAAAGAAAAGCTTGTGAAGGCCCACATTCGCATAGAATTGCTGATGAAAAAGCTGGAGGAACTGGAACAAAAGAATAATGTGGCAGAAAGGCAGAGCTCTGCATCAGGTGCAGATGGCCTACTGCCAAGATATGCAATATTAAGAGTCAACTAA